From Puntigrus tetrazona isolate hp1 chromosome 8, ASM1883169v1, whole genome shotgun sequence, the proteins below share one genomic window:
- the si:ch211-196c10.13 gene encoding class E basic helix-loop-helix protein 22, protein MIQAYLRTRTNIERMTPLPICEHDCKLRFRISLSSSPHGQSLGEGVPTHPSDELTTGHRMSEETASETGIKSFQCLENGFDGDSVPKKKPRALRLLTNARERRRMHDLNDALDDLRAVIPYSPNQNVKKLSKIATLLLAKNYILMQTRALKEMQRIVEQDVTRNIIMKPHLLSG, encoded by the coding sequence ATGATACAGGCATATTTGCGGACAAGAACGAACATCGAGAGAATGACTCCACTGCCGATTTGTGAGCACGACTGTAAACTGCGCTTCCGCATCTCCTTGAGCAGCTCGCCCCACGGTCAGAGCCTCGGTGAAGGAGTTCCCACGCACCCCTCCGATGAATTAACCACGGGCCATCGCATGAGCGAAGAGACAGCATCGGAGACAGGCATAAAAAGTTTTCAATGTCTGGAAAATGGATTTGACGGAGACTCGGTGCCCAAGAAGAAGCCCAGAGCGCTGCGGCTGCTCACCAACGCGCGTGAACGGAGACGCATGCACGATCTTAACGACGCGCTGGACGACCTGCGCGCGGTCATACCGTACTCGCCGAATCAAAACGTGAAAAAACTCTCCAAGATAGCGACGCTGCTTTTGGCCAAAAACTACATCCTGATGCAAACCCGGGCCTTGAAGGAGATGCAGAGGATAGTTGAGCAGGACGTGACACGGAACATTATCATGAAACCACATTTATTGTCAGGTTGA
- the gid8a gene encoding glucose-induced degradation protein 8-A homolog, translating into MMSYSEKPEDITKEEWMDKLNNVHIQRADMNRLIMNYLVTEGFKEAAEKFRMESGIEPNVDLDSLDERIKIREMVLKGQIQEAIALINSLHPELLDTNRYLYFHLQQQHLIELIRLRETEAALEFAQSQLAEQGEESRECLTEMERTLALLAFDNPEESPFGDLLNMMQRQKVWSEVNQAVLDYENRESTPKLAKLLKLLLWAQNELDQKKVKYSRMTDLSKGTIEDPK; encoded by the exons ATGATGAGTTATTCAGAAAAGCCTGAGGATATTACAAAGGAGGAATGGATGGATAAACTGAATAATGTGCACATTCAGAGGGCGGATATGAACAGGCTCATTATGAACTATCTAGTAACAG AGGGATTTAAAGAGGCTGCAGAGAAGTTTCGTATGGAATCTGGGATTGAGCCGAATGTGGATCTGGACTCTCTGGATGAGAGGATAAAGATCAGGGAAATGGTTTTGAAAGGTCAGATCCAGGAAGCCATAGCTCTCATTAACAGCCTCCACCCAGAGCTCCTTGACACCAATCGATACCTCTACTTTCACCTTCAG CAGCAGCATCTGATTGAGCTCATCCGTCTGCGGGAGACCGAGGCGGCGCTGGAGTTTGCGCAGTCACAGCTGGCCGAACAGGGAGAGGAGAGCAGGGAATGTCTTACTGAGATGGAGCGAACCCTGGCGCTGCTCGCCTTCGATAACCCTGAAGAATCGCCGTTTGGAGACCTGCTCAACATGATGCAGAGGCAGAAG GTGTGGAGCGAGGTGAATCAGGCTGTTCTAGACTATGAGAACAGGGAATCTACTCCAAAATTAGCAAAGCTGCTGAAGCTTTTACTGTGGGCTCAGAACGAACTGGACcagaaaaaagtgaaatactcCAGAATGACAGACCTCAGCAAGGGCACCATTGAGGACCCCAAGTAG